The genome window CTAAGATGTTTCGGTAAACATTGGAGTCATGGAATAAATCAAGCTCCATGAAGTTCTCAATCTTCCCGTTAACCACTTCAGCGACGGCGAAGTCATATAAATAAGAGGGCTTGGCTTCCGTCCCTTGATTCTTCGCCAAAAGAATCGCAATGCGACCGGCTTCTACCTGATCTTGACGAGGTTGAATGACATCGACGATTTGATAGTCTTCGTGATCACGCAAAGCTTTCAGCTGATTCTTTTCATTTAAGAAGTAAAGACGAAGTTTGGATTGCTCATAGTTATCTGGATTTTCCCAGTAATCTTTAAGATCACGCTTACGATCCGGGTCTTTTCCACCACCCAACCAAGTGGGACGTTTTGTACCACCAATAGACTGCCAGTATATTTGCGATGCATCCACGGGCATCGGCGCCATCACACCGTCATACTTAAAGCTATCGACTAATTTCAACGAAGAATCAAAAACGAAGAACGATGTTGGTGAACCCTTGTAGTCTTCTTCCTCAGTTTTATCTTCCAATACGCCCAAGACGTATTCACTGCGACCGTCGCCGTTCATATCCATGCGAGCCGTAACTTTATCAAGAAGGTTGTCGCTTTTTCCTTCAATTTGAATTTTCGTACCACCGGAAGCTTTGTAGGTGCCGTTGCCAGCGTCCGCCACTAAATAAAGCTGCCAGGTGTTTTTGTTTTCAATCAATGCCAAATAGTCACGTTGGTTCGTATCAGCATCTAAGTTTTGATCTAACGGAATGAAAGAGAAGCGACCTTTCGGCATGCCTACGATCGGGAAAGTTTGAATATCACTTCCCGCTAAGTTCGCATTCACTTCCACTGTCACTTCGCTTTCTAAAACGTAGCGACGAGCTTCTTGGCCGTTCACCGAAACGTCCACGGTCAGATCAAGTTCACTTGGGATACGGGACTGCGAAGGGTCCGCCGCATCCACGATCGTCATAGCCACCGTATACTTACGAACTTCTCCCGTTTTCCATAGAACCGCGTAAGGAGCAATTTCTTTAATCGAAGTCACCCACGGACGAGCCGCTTCTGGATGAGGCTTTAAGAAATTAGCAGTCATGCGCACTTGAGAGATATCTACCGGCGCCCACTTATTCACAAAAGAAATTTCGAAGTTAAGATCTTTACTTTTACGATCCCAGACGATTTCGGCTTTTTCTTTGTTGGCGATAGTGATGAGTGGTTGGGCAGGAACTTTCAGAGCGCGTTCCACGTCCATATTTCCACCCACGGAATATTTCTTATAGATTTCTTTTTCAGGTGATAACACACGTCCTTGTTCATGCGAGCCACCCGACACCAACGATAAATTCGAAAGCAACGGACGAGATCCCAAAACCAAACGAGCATACACTTCATTCACTGGCACACCACGAGCCAAAAGTTCCGCCACGGCGGCTGCCACATACGGAGACGCCTGAGAGGTTCCCGAAAGGTATTCATAACCTAATGTCGAACGGAAACGCACGGGACGACGACCTTCAGGGTATGTGCTTAAAATATTTAATCCGGGAGCCACGATATCAACGCCACTGCCGAAGTTAGAAAAATGCGCCATCGCGCCGTCGGGGCCCGCCGCTCCTACGCAAATCACGTTAGGGTAAGCACAAGGTCTTAAAAGGGCCCGAGTGGAGTCATTCCCCGCGGCCGCAACGATGATGATGCCGCGAGCTTGAGCTTCCTCAATCACCTTGCGCATGAATTCAGAATCCGAAGTCTGTGGCCAACCCATAGAGAAGTTGATCACTTGAGCGCCCGAGTGCATCGCATAGATCACACCGCGAGCAACAACATCACCCAGACTCTTTTTGATGTTTTCGCGACCCTCTTCAGAAGGAGAATCATAGATGGATAAAGGCTTAATCGGTTCACTGGGTTGAACGCCGATAACTTGCACTGGTAGGATTTCAACGTTTTCGCTTAAACCACGAATGCCGATGTTGTTGCCCACTTCCGCGGCGATAATACCGGCGACATGCGTTCCGTGACCTTGATCATCTCCAAAATCAGGGCGACCCATGATTTTATTCGTTGGATTCACCGCGCCTAAAAGACTCCAGCCCTGACAATCTAAGGGATAACCATTTTTATCCATATCGACTTCAGGATTTTTTAGATCCATCCATTTTGCTTCACACTCTTTGCGATCTTTGTCTTCTAAGCATGCATTGAACTTCGCTAAAGCACGGCATTCGGTTTCGTTACGGTGAATGACGTTTTTAAGATCTGGATGATCTTTCTGAATACCCGTATCTAAGACGGCAACAAGCACTTTCTTTTTGGCTTTCTGTGGAGCCGGTAAGCGCACGTCTTCCTGCGCGCGCGCGGGCACCTTGTAAGTGTGCAAAGGATCCAAGTCCACCGTTTGCGGTTGGCCTTGGTTGTTAATCCCCCACTGGTAGATAGCAAAGGGGTCTGCCGCCAATGCGGAAACAGCTCCTAATGTCAGCAAAACAAATAATGCGTTTCTCATCGGAAGCTTCCTTGTGAACGATCTAACTCAATCGGAGAAATACGTGTCTTATTGGCAAACATCGCAATCAAGCCGCTGGCGTAATCCATGTTTTTCTTAGGATCACCCAAAGTATTTGAGAAATACTCTAAGTCCCCGTCTTCATCACCACTGCGGAAACCATTGATACGAACAAAGAAGACGTAGTTTTCTTCACCTAAGAACTTTAAAAGCTGTGGAAGAGGAATTTCTTCTTCCAAGATATAAAGAACATTCGTCATCCACTGCGTCTGAGACTTTTTGTCTTTAGGATAACTAGCCGAAGCCTTCAAAAGCTTTTCCATCCAAGGAATCATACAGTCGTAGTTTGTGCCATTGAGCCAAGCTGATGTCGGTGTGTTCTGCGCGCTGTCGTTCTTGCCGCCACCATGACGATTTTCATGGTACTCGTAGCAGGCTGCCATATAACGATTCTTACCGGCGTTGTAGTTGCCATTGCCTAGAACTTTCAACATGTCGTCGAACATTTCTTTATCGTTAGCGCGCGCCTTACG of Bdellovibrio bacteriovorus contains these proteins:
- a CDS encoding S8 family serine peptidase yields the protein MRNALFVLLTLGAVSALAADPFAIYQWGINNQGQPQTVDLDPLHTYKVPARAQEDVRLPAPQKAKKKVLVAVLDTGIQKDHPDLKNVIHRNETECRALAKFNACLEDKDRKECEAKWMDLKNPEVDMDKNGYPLDCQGWSLLGAVNPTNKIMGRPDFGDDQGHGTHVAGIIAAEVGNNIGIRGLSENVEILPVQVIGVQPSEPIKPLSIYDSPSEEGRENIKKSLGDVVARGVIYAMHSGAQVINFSMGWPQTSDSEFMRKVIEEAQARGIIIVAAAGNDSTRALLRPCAYPNVICVGAAGPDGAMAHFSNFGSGVDIVAPGLNILSTYPEGRRPVRFRSTLGYEYLSGTSQASPYVAAAVAELLARGVPVNEVYARLVLGSRPLLSNLSLVSGGSHEQGRVLSPEKEIYKKYSVGGNMDVERALKVPAQPLITIANKEKAEIVWDRKSKDLNFEISFVNKWAPVDISQVRMTANFLKPHPEAARPWVTSIKEIAPYAVLWKTGEVRKYTVAMTIVDAADPSQSRIPSELDLTVDVSVNGQEARRYVLESEVTVEVNANLAGSDIQTFPIVGMPKGRFSFIPLDQNLDADTNQRDYLALIENKNTWQLYLVADAGNGTYKASGGTKIQIEGKSDNLLDKVTARMDMNGDGRSEYVLGVLEDKTEEEDYKGSPTSFFVFDSSLKLVDSFKYDGVMAPMPVDASQIYWQSIGGTKRPTWLGGGKDPDRKRDLKDYWENPDNYEQSKLRLYFLNEKNQLKALRDHEDYQIVDVIQPRQDQVEAGRIAILLAKNQGTEAKPSYLYDFAVAEVVNGKIENFMELDLFHDSNVYRNILDTRVDKIQNLDYNKDEFAGSFWFGEGLSRKQRLTLFDNKDFDLLDRQLGAQRSQFDSALRVRAVFAGQQRKGAFVLTNSEIQYHDLLSGQVWSKSLDRYTFFPDNLFISLYIPLTLRDARNAATKIPGIFTTESAGLSRGVKMLVPVFAKDGSAIELVSPARLRFKSSGCRSMETPVFDGAKGAHSFDYYCGDKLLRVNLTY